In the Corynebacterium suedekumii genome, one interval contains:
- a CDS encoding DUF808 domain-containing protein has product MAGGLIALLDDVALIARSAAASIDDVAAAAGKTSMKAAGVVVDDAAVTPRYVAGVNPTRELPMIWRITKGSLFNKLVIILPIALLLSWIAPWALTPILMVGGTYLCFEGAEKILHKVLPHDGHAEEKTPVKDQVNAKEAEDKLVKGAITTDLILSAEIMVISLNEIADQPMLFRAAVLVVVAIGITALVYGAVALLVKMDDVGLHMVETGRGEAFGRGLVAAMPKILTAISVIGTFAMLWVGGHIIVVGLEEFGITWPYDFIHGLEVAAGGGFLGWLVNTFFSLIVGLIWGVIVAGIVMGVKKMTGRKAVDSVHHEQ; this is encoded by the coding sequence ATGGCCGGTGGCCTCATTGCCCTGCTTGACGACGTCGCCCTCATCGCCCGGAGCGCCGCCGCCAGCATCGACGACGTCGCCGCGGCCGCCGGCAAGACGTCCATGAAGGCGGCCGGCGTCGTCGTGGATGACGCTGCGGTGACCCCCCGGTACGTCGCGGGCGTGAACCCGACCCGGGAGCTGCCGATGATCTGGCGGATCACCAAGGGCTCGTTGTTCAACAAGCTCGTCATCATCCTGCCGATCGCGCTGCTGCTGTCGTGGATCGCCCCGTGGGCGCTCACCCCGATCCTCATGGTCGGCGGTACGTACCTGTGCTTCGAGGGTGCGGAGAAGATCCTGCACAAGGTCCTGCCCCACGACGGCCACGCGGAGGAGAAGACGCCGGTCAAGGACCAGGTCAACGCCAAGGAGGCGGAGGACAAGCTGGTCAAGGGTGCCATCACCACGGACCTCATCCTGTCGGCGGAGATCATGGTCATCTCGCTCAACGAGATCGCCGATCAGCCGATGCTCTTCCGCGCAGCCGTCCTCGTCGTCGTGGCCATCGGCATCACCGCCCTGGTCTACGGTGCCGTCGCCCTGCTGGTGAAGATGGATGACGTCGGCCTGCACATGGTGGAGACCGGCAGGGGTGAGGCCTTCGGCCGCGGCCTGGTCGCCGCCATGCCGAAGATCCTCACCGCCATCTCCGTCATCGGCACCTTCGCCATGCTGTGGGTCGGTGGCCACATCATCGTCGTCGGTCTCGAGGAGTTCGGGATCACCTGGCCGTACGACTTCATCCACGGCCTCGAGGTCGCGGCCGGCGGCGGGTTCCTCGGGTGGCTCGTCAACACCTTCTTCTCCCTCATCGTCGGACTCATCTGGGGTGTCATCGTCGCCGGCATCGTCATGGGCGTGAAGAAGATGACCGGCCGCAAGGCCGTCGACTCGGTCCACCACGAGCAGTAG
- a CDS encoding 2-dehydropantoate 2-reductase, with protein sequence MRIAIIGAGAVGGWFGGRLVETGHDVVFIARGETLTVLRDRGITLNDAPPVPVPAVPALSEAGEVDLVLLAVKATTETDLTGMLAGLGEGVPVAVTQNSVEVPQLVADVVGTERTWPGVVRGYFHHTGPGAVEFHGGPISYTYGTWDGSDDPRVDEFGAALTAAGVEAVIRDDIFVGVWAKAMFVVSTGALGALTGAPLGQLRTRYRDSLAAMMTEIHHTALAHGVPLEPTAVADTLAFADRMPAMATSSMHRDLVSGAPAGETELDAQVGAVCRMGDAVGVDTRLHDLLLTVLEQRGEQTPLG encoded by the coding sequence ATGAGAATCGCGATCATCGGAGCCGGCGCGGTCGGCGGCTGGTTCGGCGGACGCCTCGTGGAGACGGGACACGACGTCGTGTTCATCGCCCGCGGCGAGACCCTCACCGTCCTGCGCGACCGGGGCATCACCCTCAACGATGCCCCGCCCGTCCCCGTTCCGGCCGTCCCTGCCCTGTCCGAGGCAGGCGAGGTCGACCTGGTGCTGCTCGCCGTCAAGGCGACCACGGAGACGGACCTGACGGGGATGCTCGCCGGGCTGGGGGAGGGCGTACCCGTGGCGGTGACCCAGAACTCGGTCGAGGTGCCGCAACTGGTCGCCGACGTCGTGGGCACGGAACGCACCTGGCCCGGCGTCGTGCGCGGCTACTTCCACCACACCGGTCCCGGTGCGGTCGAGTTCCACGGCGGCCCCATCTCCTACACCTACGGCACCTGGGACGGCAGCGACGATCCACGGGTGGACGAGTTCGGCGCGGCCTTGACCGCGGCCGGGGTGGAGGCGGTGATCCGGGACGACATCTTCGTCGGTGTGTGGGCCAAGGCCATGTTCGTCGTCTCCACCGGCGCCCTCGGGGCACTGACCGGGGCACCGCTGGGTCAGTTGCGCACCCGTTACCGGGACTCGCTGGCCGCGATGATGACGGAGATCCACCACACCGCCCTGGCCCACGGCGTCCCGCTGGAACCCACCGCGGTGGCCGACACCCTCGCCTTCGCCGACCGCATGCCCGCTATGGCCACCAGCTCCATGCACCGCGACCTGGTCTCCGGAGCCCCGGCGGGGGAGACCGAGCTCGACGCTCAGGTGGGTGCGGTCTGCCGGATGGGCGATGCTGTGGGCGTGGACACCCGCCTGCACGATCTCCTGCTGACGGTGCTGGAACAGCGCGGAGAGCAGACACCCCTGGGGTAG
- a CDS encoding DUF2218 domain-containing protein has product MTASATARVRCEKPGRYARSLAARFAHAAHTDWDDDLGRGHLMFTWGHDAEVDMIAGDGILLLHLECAADDVNQLEAMVGTGVVELAEGFGAESIEVEWKRAGGEPGTRWVGPRSTPAAGGLD; this is encoded by the coding sequence ATGACCGCCTCCGCCACCGCCCGCGTCCGCTGCGAGAAGCCAGGGCGGTACGCCAGGTCACTGGCCGCCCGCTTCGCGCACGCCGCCCACACCGACTGGGACGACGACCTGGGCCGCGGCCACCTCATGTTCACCTGGGGCCACGACGCCGAGGTGGACATGATCGCCGGCGACGGGATCCTCCTGCTCCATCTGGAGTGCGCCGCCGACGACGTCAACCAGCTCGAGGCCATGGTGGGCACCGGGGTGGTGGAGCTGGCCGAGGGCTTCGGGGCGGAGAGCATCGAGGTGGAGTGGAAACGCGCCGGGGGAGAGCCGGGCACCCGATGGGTGGGCCCGAGATCCACCCCTGCTGCGGGTGGGCTAGACTGA
- a CDS encoding ECF transporter S component, with translation MTTDSSRASWRVIDIIIASVLGVACGLIFWLWNSIGYAWFTAMDALTPGFGGLAVGIWLIGGVLGGLVIRKPGAALFVELLAAIVSALLGNQWGIETMYSGLAQGLGAELVFAAFGYRRFTLPVAMLAGVGAAVGAFILELFTSANLAKSLTFNSIYLTCLVISSAILAGLLGHWLVRALAATGALDRFAAGRKRV, from the coding sequence GTGACCACTGATTCCTCGCGCGCCTCCTGGCGCGTCATCGACATCATCATCGCCTCCGTCCTGGGTGTGGCCTGCGGCCTCATCTTCTGGCTGTGGAACTCCATCGGCTATGCCTGGTTCACCGCCATGGACGCACTCACCCCCGGCTTCGGCGGCCTCGCCGTGGGGATCTGGCTCATCGGCGGCGTCCTCGGCGGGCTGGTGATCCGCAAACCGGGCGCCGCCCTGTTCGTCGAACTGCTCGCCGCGATCGTCTCCGCCCTGCTGGGTAACCAGTGGGGGATCGAGACGATGTACTCCGGCCTGGCCCAGGGCCTCGGCGCCGAGCTCGTCTTCGCCGCCTTCGGCTACCGCCGCTTCACCCTCCCGGTGGCCATGCTCGCCGGCGTCGGCGCGGCCGTGGGGGCGTTCATCCTCGAGCTGTTCACCAGCGCCAACCTGGCCAAGTCGCTGACCTTCAACTCCATCTACCTCACCTGCCTGGTCATCTCCAGCGCGATCCTCGCCGGCCTGCTCGGTCACTGGCTGGTCAGGGCACTGGCCGCGACCGGTGCCCTCGACCGTTTCGCCGCCGGCCGAAAGCGCGTGTGA
- a CDS encoding ABC transporter ATP-binding protein: MAPLVEARGLGWRHASRIHPALSGIDLTVRRGERILLTGDSGAGKSTLLAALAGLLGDEEDGDQAGTLTVRGTVGMVLQDPDSQVISSRIGDDVAFGCENLRVPRDEIWPRVRRALDLVGLDLPLDHPTRYLSGGQKQRLALAGVIAMGAELILLDEPTANLDPAGQTEIVEAVEAVVAETGAALIVVEHRPHLWRAMMDRFLRLESGTTGTAGTAGGSGGGGSARLVETTADDLPSLPVLPAAPGVPAGTRSLVEARELQTIWGPPRTLDLPAGCSTVLTGPNGAGKSTLALTLAGLLPPEGGRLHYAEDLRQGLRKAPHAWTSRQLADRIGYVFQDPEHQFVARTVGEEMAVSGGDPDRIDELMTRLRLAHLAEANPFTLSGGEKRRLSVATALVNAPTLVVLDEPTFGQDPGTFTELVGLVRQLTADGVTVLSITHDEAYRHALGDHEVVIR; encoded by the coding sequence ATGGCTCCGCTCGTCGAGGCCCGCGGCCTCGGCTGGCGGCACGCCTCCCGCATCCACCCGGCACTGTCCGGCATCGACCTCACCGTCCGGCGCGGCGAGCGGATCCTGCTCACCGGCGACTCCGGGGCAGGCAAGTCCACCCTGCTGGCCGCCCTGGCCGGCTTGCTCGGTGACGAGGAGGACGGCGACCAGGCCGGCACCCTCACCGTCCGCGGCACCGTCGGCATGGTCCTGCAGGACCCCGACTCCCAGGTCATCTCCTCCCGCATCGGCGACGACGTCGCCTTCGGCTGCGAGAACCTCCGTGTCCCCCGCGACGAGATCTGGCCCCGGGTCCGCCGCGCCCTCGATCTGGTCGGACTGGACCTGCCGCTCGACCATCCCACCCGGTACCTCTCCGGCGGGCAGAAGCAGCGGCTGGCGCTGGCCGGCGTCATCGCCATGGGTGCCGAACTCATCCTCCTCGACGAGCCCACCGCCAACCTCGACCCGGCCGGACAGACCGAGATCGTCGAGGCCGTCGAGGCCGTGGTGGCCGAGACCGGAGCCGCCCTCATCGTCGTGGAACACCGCCCGCACCTGTGGCGGGCGATGATGGACCGGTTCCTGCGCCTGGAGTCCGGCACGACCGGCACGGCCGGCACGGCCGGTGGCTCCGGTGGCGGGGGCAGTGCCCGCCTTGTGGAGACCACCGCCGACGACCTGCCGTCGCTGCCGGTGCTGCCCGCCGCCCCCGGCGTCCCCGCCGGGACGCGTTCCCTGGTCGAGGCCCGTGAGCTGCAGACCATCTGGGGCCCACCCCGGACCCTGGACCTGCCCGCCGGATGCTCGACCGTGCTCACCGGGCCCAACGGCGCCGGCAAGTCCACCCTGGCTCTGACCCTGGCCGGACTCCTGCCCCCGGAGGGCGGTCGACTGCACTACGCCGAGGACCTGCGCCAGGGACTGCGGAAGGCGCCCCACGCCTGGACCTCCCGGCAGCTGGCCGACCGCATCGGCTACGTCTTCCAGGACCCCGAGCACCAGTTCGTCGCCCGGACGGTCGGCGAGGAGATGGCGGTGTCCGGAGGTGACCCGGATCGGATCGACGAGCTCATGACCCGCCTGCGGCTGGCGCATCTCGCCGAGGCCAACCCCTTCACCCTCTCCGGCGGGGAGAAACGCCGCCTGTCCGTGGCCACCGCCCTGGTCAACGCGCCGACACTGGTGGTCCTCGACGAACCGACCTTCGGCCAGGACCCCGGCACCTTCACCGAACTGGTCGGCCTGGTCCGGCAGCTCACCGCCGACGGGGTGACGGTCCTGTCCATCACCCACGACGAGGCCTACCGCCACGCCCTCGGCGATCATGAGGTGGTGATCCGGTGA
- a CDS encoding energy-coupling factor transporter transmembrane component T family protein — MNLLRDINPVTRILGLILLTTPLLLSVDVVSAGVALAFTVLVAPFCGVSWGRLLRRGWPILLAAPLAAIPMALYGRPEGETYAQFLFAHVTDNSLQLAAAIFVRVLAVGLPVIVLSADVDPTDLGDGLAQVLRLPERFVLGAVAAARLVSLFRDDLDSMRRARRARGIADQGRIRYFLTLAFGLLVLSLRRGAKLATAMEARGFNRVAEHGRTWARESSLSARDWIVMAVCLVVSVASIGIAVAVGSFRFLGVA; from the coding sequence GTGAACCTCCTGCGCGACATCAACCCCGTCACCCGCATCCTCGGGCTCATCCTGCTGACCACCCCGCTGCTGCTGTCGGTCGACGTCGTCTCCGCCGGGGTGGCCCTGGCCTTCACCGTCCTCGTCGCCCCCTTCTGCGGCGTCAGCTGGGGCCGGCTGCTGCGCCGCGGCTGGCCCATCCTGCTCGCCGCGCCGCTGGCCGCCATCCCCATGGCCCTCTACGGCCGACCGGAGGGGGAAACCTACGCCCAGTTCCTCTTCGCCCACGTCACCGACAACTCCCTCCAGCTGGCCGCGGCGATCTTCGTCCGTGTCCTCGCCGTCGGCCTGCCCGTCATCGTCCTGTCCGCGGACGTGGACCCCACCGACCTCGGCGACGGCCTGGCCCAGGTCCTGCGCCTGCCTGAACGTTTCGTCCTCGGCGCCGTGGCCGCCGCCCGCCTGGTGTCGCTGTTCCGCGACGACCTCGACTCCATGCGTCGCGCGCGCCGGGCCCGGGGGATCGCCGACCAGGGCCGGATCCGCTACTTCCTCACCCTCGCCTTCGGCCTGCTCGTCCTGTCGCTGCGCCGGGGAGCCAAGCTCGCCACCGCCATGGAGGCCCGCGGCTTCAACCGCGTCGCCGAGCACGGCCGAACCTGGGCGCGCGAGTCGAGCCTGTCCGCGCGCGACTGGATCGTCATGGCCGTGTGCCTGGTGGTGTCCGTCGCGTCGATCGG